CGTCCAGAGTTTGTCCCCGGTTTCAGAGACGTGCATGAGCACACCAGGTTCTAATTCCTCATGATAAAGCCACTTGCCATAATTCTTTTTGATAAAAGGGGTCCAATTCAAATCGTACTTCGGAGGACCGATATCGGTAATTTTATCTTTCATTGCGTCTGACATATTATACACCTCCTCCTGACCTAGGCCTGGTGCCTGGCCCGGTACTCCTCTAAGTCGCGTTCCCAACCGCCTTCAACGTCCTGTTCCAGGAAGAAGATGTACGGGTTGGACCTTGGCTCTTTAATCATCTGCGGAATGGGATCAATCTCTACCGCATCCAAAAAGGCCCGGTAGCCCAGCCGCTGAATCAGTTCGCCGACGCGTTCACGGTTTTTGCCATTTTCATCCCACCACTCCCAGAGTTTATCAATGAAGTCCTTGAGCTCAGTGTAGTTATCATCCAGGTCGTCGCTGACTTTTTCCATCTTCAGGAAAGGCATAACAACCGCGCTCATCTGGGCGCCCTCGAGAATAGGGGCCTTGGCGCCGATAAGGATGGTGGCGCCGACGTCGGTCCCGGGCCGAAGCGCCTTGGTCATGACATTGATGCAATGCATGCAGCGGGTGCATTTCTTGTTGTTGATTTGAATCTCACCGTCCTGATAAGACATGCACTCGGCCGGACAAAGATCAATGACATATTTCTGGATATCCAGCCCGGCGTCCGCGTAGTTCTGAACCTCTTTCTGGTTGATCCGAATTTCATCCCGCCACGTGCCGATAATGGAACAATCGGCCCGGGCAATGGCTGCGACGCAGTCGTTGGGACATCCAGAAGTCTTGAACTTGAACTTATAAGGCCAGGCCGGGCGGTGCATTTCATCCTGGTAAGTCATGGTGAGATTATAGGTGATGTCCTGGGTGTCGAGACAGGACCACTCACACCGCGCCCTGCCTACGCAGCAGCTCGGGGTCCGTAAGGCTGAACCGGAGCCGCCCAGATCAAAGCCATTGGCGGTCAGGTCCGCAAAACAGGGCTCCAGGGCCTCAGTCCGGCAGCCAAGGAAGATGATGTCACCGGTAGAGCCGTGCATGTTGGTGATCATGCTGCCGTGCTTGTCCCAGATATCGGCCAGGGTCCTCAGCTGCTCAGAGCTGTAAAACTTGCTGGCCGGCTGGTTGATACGCAGGGTGTGAAAGTGCGTAACAGACGGAAATAGATGGGGCACGTCCGAATAACGACCGATCACGCCGCCGCCGTACCCAAAGACACCAACGATTCCGCCGTGTTTCCAGTGACCGATCTTCTGCTCGTAAGACAGCTCGAGCTGACCCAGAAGATCATTGGCCGTGGGACTGCCGCCTTCATCAGCCGCTCGCTTTATATCCTTTACAAAGCTCGGCCACGGCCCTTTTTCGAGTTCATCAAGAAGGGGAGTTTTGTGAGTAATCGGCATAATTACCTCCAGATATTATGTTTAACGTTTCAGGTGCAACCTGAAAAATGATCCTTTAATAAAAAAAAAGCAGTGCCTCTCGATTGAAGAAACCCTAACCTAACCTCCTTCCCATGTTATTTTAAGATTAAGACCCTTAACGGCCTCATTGTGCCTTTATTACAGATTGAATCAACTGCCTGAAATAATGTATTTCAGTCACTATAATTTATCCAGGGAAATATAAATTTCCCTTAGTTTTTTGTCAATGAAAAAATTAAATGAAACTTCACGGTTTCAAGCCAATAGATTCGGAGGGATTTTTCAAATAAAGATACTCTATAAATCCTTCACCCGGGCCATGCGCTTATAAAACTCGGGACTGAAAACTGCCTGACCTAATCCGCGAGAGGGTCTTGCTTGAAGACCGGCGCCAGCTTGATAAAGCGAAGCCCCTATTAATGATCCACAATCGCCAGAATCTATGGACTCAACGATTAGAGGTCCTCAAGATCTCGGGCCCCGGGAAGCATATAATAAGTAGTGCTGCCACTGGACCAGTACTCAAGCGAATGGTCTTCGATCATGCCTTGAACGACCTTCTTAATTTCCTTTTTTTTCAGGCCGATGCCTTTGGCGATGTCACTTAAGTAGTGCATCTTTTTTGACTTTGCCTTCTTTTCCAGCCAGTCAAGTATTTGCTGTTTTATTTCGGCGTCTTCCATCCATTAACCTCCATCGGGCCAGTAGCCCAATTGATGAATGCCTGGACTATATGACCTTCAGGCATAATTGTCAAGGAGCTTGTTAATTTTTTAACAAAATACGAAAAAAATGTAACGGCTTGTAAATATTTTCAACACCGCAAAACGGCTTTATAATTTACCCATTCGCTCCAGGTGCTCCCGGATAAATCCGGCTTCTTTTTCCTTGCCCAGGCGCAAATAGATGTCATGGGCCATCTCCAGATAAGGTACAGCCTTTCCAGGATCATCCTGGCGTTCATAAACATCGGCCAGGCCGACCAGCCCCAGGGCCATGCGGTCTAAATCGCCAAGTTTCTCTGCCAGGGTAATCAGCTCCCGGTAGGAAGCCTCCACATCCGCCGCCGCCCCCTTGGCTTTATACAGGGGGATGATCTTTTCCAGGAAATAAATGGCCCCGACCTTGTCATCATCCTTCTGGCAGAGATCAAGCCCTTTGAGGGCATGATCGAGCGCTTCATCCCAATTTTCCCTCTTTACCACCAGGTCGGCCATTCGATCTAGAACCCAGGCCTGCCCTTGAGGCAGACCCATATCCTGATATATTTTCAAAGATTCCCGGAATAACTCTTCTGCGCTGTCAACCTTTTCCTGCCTCAAGGCCAGATCACCTAAATCAATCAAGGACCGAGCCAGATCTTCTGGCTGACCGCTTTCGCGGCAGAGCTGAGCGCATTGACTCAGAAACTCTTCGGCTGCGTCATAGACCTTTTCATCGAGGTAGATGCGGCCGATTTCATGGAGCGCCCTGGCCTCGGCCACGCGATCTCCTTCAGCCCGGGCAAAATCAAGGTCGTCTTGGAGCTGCTCCATCTGTTCGAGCCGA
The sequence above is drawn from the Deltaproteobacteria bacterium genome and encodes:
- a CDS encoding sulfite reductase, producing MEDAEIKQQILDWLEKKAKSKKMHYLSDIAKGIGLKKKEIKKVVQGMIEDHSLEYWSSGSTTYYMLPGARDLEDL
- a CDS encoding tetratricopeptide repeat protein, whose translation is MDRLEQMEQLQDDLDFARAEGDRVAEARALHEIGRIYLDEKVYDAAEEFLSQCAQLCRESGQPEDLARSLIDLGDLALRQEKVDSAEELFRESLKIYQDMGLPQGQAWVLDRMADLVVKRENWDEALDHALKGLDLCQKDDDKVGAIYFLEKIIPLYKAKGAAADVEASYRELITLAEKLGDLDRMALGLVGLADVYERQDDPGKAVPYLEMAHDIYLRLGKEKEAGFIREHLERMGKL
- the dsrA gene encoding dissimilatory-type sulfite reductase subunit alpha, which produces MPITHKTPLLDELEKGPWPSFVKDIKRAADEGGSPTANDLLGQLELSYEQKIGHWKHGGIVGVFGYGGGVIGRYSDVPHLFPSVTHFHTLRINQPASKFYSSEQLRTLADIWDKHGSMITNMHGSTGDIIFLGCRTEALEPCFADLTANGFDLGGSGSALRTPSCCVGRARCEWSCLDTQDITYNLTMTYQDEMHRPAWPYKFKFKTSGCPNDCVAAIARADCSIIGTWRDEIRINQKEVQNYADAGLDIQKYVIDLCPAECMSYQDGEIQINNKKCTRCMHCINVMTKALRPGTDVGATILIGAKAPILEGAQMSAVVMPFLKMEKVSDDLDDNYTELKDFIDKLWEWWDENGKNRERVGELIQRLGYRAFLDAVEIDPIPQMIKEPRSNPYIFFLEQDVEGGWERDLEEYRARHQA